In the genome of Perca fluviatilis chromosome 4, GENO_Pfluv_1.0, whole genome shotgun sequence, one region contains:
- the nab2 gene encoding NGFI-A-binding protein 2 isoform X1, with the protein MSLPRTLGELQLYRVLQRANLLAYYETFIQQGGDDVQQLCEAAEEEFLEIMALVGMATKPLHVRRLQKALRDWAANPALFSQPVSNVPLGGIPLFKVEGTGTGGSAGGPRKSLSNGQPESPCEREDRACLTPMHSGSPRSPCSQASPQPPDTHYREKLSPMDPHWLSPEPDGTSGVDEEPPSPPLLSTCPPGPSTSPSPSVSLASSALSAWPGGQLDGETARAVVESVERLLRTLPRSDPAEWKTLLRMNKKMAKTVGHIFKMGSQDVSKEEEIRKYSLIYGRFDSKRREGKQLTHHELIINEAAAQFCMRDNALLLRRVELFSLARQVARKCAYTSTLKHARTNTDENSVLCQKRARHEVIMPESVPSFLGVEGSEGLTQRADDDSLSAESLDSVSHDIGSQCNQSPSPRPHTDTSNPANWSRHLIQQTLMDEGLRLARMVSHDRAGKISLGSEQNHSTDHDSKVERRSSITVCRSSSPCITKDDSNHRGK; encoded by the exons ATGTCTCTGCCACGCACACTTGGGGAGTTGCAGCTCTATCGGGTGCTGCAGAGGGCCAACCTGCTGGCCTATTATGAAACCTTCATCCAGCAGGGTGGTGACGATGtgcagcagctctgtgaagCAGCAGAGGAGGAGTTTCTGGAGATCATGGCACTAGTTGGCATGGCCACCAAGCCACTGCATGTGCGTAGGCTCCAGAAAGCCCTCCGAGACTGGGCAGCGAACCCTGCCCTTTTTAGCCAGCCCGTCTCTAACGTTCCTCTTGGGGGCATCCCACTGTTCAAAGTGGAGGGGACTGGCACTGGTGGATCAGCCGGCGGGCCCAGGAAGTCTTTGAGCAACGGGCAGCCGGAGTCACCGTGTGAAAGGGAAGATCGGGCGTGTCTTACTCCAATGCACAGTGGGAGTCCAAGAAGCCCTTGCTCCCAGGCCTCCCCACAGCCACCAGACACACACTACAGGGAAAAACTGTCCCCCATGGACCCACACTGGCTCAGCCCAGAGCCTGATGGGACATCTGGAGTAGACGAGGAGCCCCCCAGCCCACCTCTGCTGTCAACATGTCCTCCAGGTCCCTCCACATCTCCTAGCCCCTCTGTTTCTCTTGCCTCGTCGGCCCTGTCAGCCTGGCCCGGAGGACAGCTGGATGGGGAGACGGCAAGGGCTGTGGTGGAGAGCGTGGAGAGGCTCCTCAGGACCTTGCCCAGGTCCGATCCTGCAGAGTGGAAGACTCTGCTTAGGATGAACAAGAAGATGGCAAAGACTGTGGGACACATCTTCAAAATGGGGTCCCAAGATGTAAGCAAAGAAGAAGAGATCCGAAAGTACAGTCTCATCTATGGACGCTTTGACTccaagaggagagaggggaagcAACTCACACATCATGAG TTGATCATCAATGAAGCTGCAGCCCAGTTCTGTATGCGCGACAATGCCCTTTTGCTGAGACGGGTGGAGCTCTTTTCTTTGGCTCGGCAGGTGGCGAGAAAATGTGCCTACACCTCCACACTAAAGCATGCAAG GACAAATACCGACGAGAATAGTGTACTGTGCCAGAAGAGAGCGAGACATGAG GTCATCATGCCTGAGAGTGTGCCATCATTTCTCGGAGTGGAAGGCTCAGAGGGTTTGACGCAGAGGGCAGATGATGACAGCTTATCTGCAGAAAGCCTCGACAGTGTATCGCATG ACATCGGCTCACAGTGCAACCAATCTCCATCCCCCCGTCCCCACACTGACACATCCAACCCTGCCAACTGGAGTCGCCATCTCATACAGCAAACGCTAATGGATGAAGGGTTGCGATTGGCTCGGATGGTATCACATGATCGGGCTGGCAAGATCAGCCTAGGGTCAGAACAAAATCACTCTACAG ACCATGACAGTAAAGTTGAGAGGCGGAGCTCGATAACAGTGTGCAGGAGCAGCAGCCCTTGCATCACCAAAGACGACTCTAATCATCGTGGGAAATGA
- the nab2 gene encoding NGFI-A-binding protein 2 isoform X2, with translation MSLPRTLGELQLYRVLQRANLLAYYETFIQQGGDDVQQLCEAAEEEFLEIMALVGMATKPLHVRRLQKALRDWAANPALFSQPVSNVPLGGIPLFKVEGTGTGGSAGGPRKSLSNGQPESPCEREDRACLTPMHSGSPRSPCSQASPQPPDTHYREKLSPMDPHWLSPEPDGTSGVDEEPPSPPLLSTCPPGPSTSPSPSVSLASSALSAWPGGQLDGETARAVVESVERLLRTLPRSDPAEWKTLLRMNKKMAKTVGHIFKMGSQDVSKEEEIRKYSLIYGRFDSKRREGKQLTHHELIINEAAAQFCMRDNALLLRRVELFSLARQVARKCAYTSTLKHARTNTDENSVLCQKRARHEVIMPESVPSFLGVEGSEGLTQRADDDSLSAESLDSVSHDHDSKVERRSSITVCRSSSPCITKDDSNHRGK, from the exons ATGTCTCTGCCACGCACACTTGGGGAGTTGCAGCTCTATCGGGTGCTGCAGAGGGCCAACCTGCTGGCCTATTATGAAACCTTCATCCAGCAGGGTGGTGACGATGtgcagcagctctgtgaagCAGCAGAGGAGGAGTTTCTGGAGATCATGGCACTAGTTGGCATGGCCACCAAGCCACTGCATGTGCGTAGGCTCCAGAAAGCCCTCCGAGACTGGGCAGCGAACCCTGCCCTTTTTAGCCAGCCCGTCTCTAACGTTCCTCTTGGGGGCATCCCACTGTTCAAAGTGGAGGGGACTGGCACTGGTGGATCAGCCGGCGGGCCCAGGAAGTCTTTGAGCAACGGGCAGCCGGAGTCACCGTGTGAAAGGGAAGATCGGGCGTGTCTTACTCCAATGCACAGTGGGAGTCCAAGAAGCCCTTGCTCCCAGGCCTCCCCACAGCCACCAGACACACACTACAGGGAAAAACTGTCCCCCATGGACCCACACTGGCTCAGCCCAGAGCCTGATGGGACATCTGGAGTAGACGAGGAGCCCCCCAGCCCACCTCTGCTGTCAACATGTCCTCCAGGTCCCTCCACATCTCCTAGCCCCTCTGTTTCTCTTGCCTCGTCGGCCCTGTCAGCCTGGCCCGGAGGACAGCTGGATGGGGAGACGGCAAGGGCTGTGGTGGAGAGCGTGGAGAGGCTCCTCAGGACCTTGCCCAGGTCCGATCCTGCAGAGTGGAAGACTCTGCTTAGGATGAACAAGAAGATGGCAAAGACTGTGGGACACATCTTCAAAATGGGGTCCCAAGATGTAAGCAAAGAAGAAGAGATCCGAAAGTACAGTCTCATCTATGGACGCTTTGACTccaagaggagagaggggaagcAACTCACACATCATGAG TTGATCATCAATGAAGCTGCAGCCCAGTTCTGTATGCGCGACAATGCCCTTTTGCTGAGACGGGTGGAGCTCTTTTCTTTGGCTCGGCAGGTGGCGAGAAAATGTGCCTACACCTCCACACTAAAGCATGCAAG GACAAATACCGACGAGAATAGTGTACTGTGCCAGAAGAGAGCGAGACATGAG GTCATCATGCCTGAGAGTGTGCCATCATTTCTCGGAGTGGAAGGCTCAGAGGGTTTGACGCAGAGGGCAGATGATGACAGCTTATCTGCAGAAAGCCTCGACAGTGTATCGCATG ACCATGACAGTAAAGTTGAGAGGCGGAGCTCGATAACAGTGTGCAGGAGCAGCAGCCCTTGCATCACCAAAGACGACTCTAATCATCGTGGGAAATGA
- the zgc:113184 gene encoding uncharacterized protein zgc:113184: MEEAYSELYQQFLCLRSLCLRQAALLHHLTKALKQQQGAIVPNGELSDMMSIPIQCTKETPVYLHGRPQPLTVTARNPEAQCGVDHLSRNVGTFSDLLAEDMSKLCVDVPRQGKEDGTLEQMVAPLLSLDFTRCQGASSDVSNTRGRADHRRGDRTKHTGSTGSPSLVGDFLSQSGGLLMSDVALQSQVCEFCQAAFPGDTTTRGEFLRHLYTHVT, from the exons ATGGAGGAAGCGTACAGTGAACTGTACCAGCAGTTTCTTTGCCTAAGGTCACTTTGCCTGAGACAGGCAGCTCTGCTACATCACCTCACTAAGGCTTTGAAGCAGCAGCAAG GTGCCATTGTTCCTAATGGAGAGTTGAGTGATATGATGTCTATCCCCATCCAGTGTACCAAAGAAACCCCTGTATATCTCCATGGAAGGCCTCAACCACTAACAGTCACAGCACGCAACCCTGAAGCACAGTGTGGCGTTGATCACCTCTCTAGAAATGTGGGGACTTTTTCTGACCTCCTTGCTGAAGATATGTCTAAGCTCTGTGTGGATGTGCCTCGTCAGGGAAAGGAAGACGGGACGTTGGAGCAAATGGTTGCACCCCTTTTAAGCCTTGACTTCACAAGATGTCAAGGAGCCTCTTCTGATGTCTCCAATACTCGGGGACGAGCAGATCATCGTAGAGGAGACAGGACAAAGCACACAGGGAGT ACCGGCAGTCCCTCCCTGGTTGGAGACTTCCTGAGTCAGTCTGGTGGGTTGCTGATGTCAGACGTGGCACTGCAGTCTCAAGTTTGTGAGTTCTGCCAGGCAGCTTTCCCCGGAGACACAACCACCAGAGGAGAGTTCCTACGACATCTTTACACCCACGTCACCTAG
- the LOC120557941 gene encoding probable nuclear hormone receptor HR38: protein MPCVQTLYASLPHETYFSSEFLNPDLSAKLVMDISGQKDQLSTSSLPSINTLVGNGYVGEFDAYSCKISTSAPPASTVSFSHATVAESSCSQMQSQAFKLDDLQVYGCYPGAFALSCLDETSCGSDYYGSPIYTAASPPSSGFQAQSAPVWDSPFSPYPSAPPSSVADKASMAQQLSFFTFSTAPEQHSPLGQHQDAQPGHDDPFFMPPQQHVSPLHCPPISLEHIPLESPRIAEGAMTSPKTQNPGSSEGRCAVCGDNASCQHYGVRTCEGCKGFFKRTVQKNAKYVCLANKDCPVDKRRRNRCQFCRFQKCLAVGMVKEVVRTDSLKGRRGRLPSKPKTVAESSSTTHSVSTIASLVRAHLDSNPTIGKLDYSKYEETVDNLKEKEDAGDIQQFYDLLTGALDVIRSWAETIPGFTEFCTEDQELLLESGFVELFILRLAYRSNPEKNKLIFCNGLVLHRLQCIRSFGDWIDSIMDFSQSLHRMNLDVSLFACLAALVIITDRHGLKEPKRVEDFQTHLITCLREHMSGNGSEPSRTQSSYLSRLLGKLPELRTLCTQGLQRIFYLKLEDLVPPPPIVEKIFMDTLPF from the exons ATGCCCTGTGTACAAACCCTGTATGCATCCCTGCCGCATGAGACCTACTTCAGCTCTGAGTTCTTGAATCCTGACCTCAGTGCCAAACTGGTGATGGACATCAGTGGCCAAAAGGACCAGCTGTCTACATCTTCATTGCCCAGCATCAACACCTTAGTGGGAAATGGCTATGTGGGAGAGTTTGATGCTTATTCCTGCAAGATATCCACCAGTGCTCCTCCCGCCTCTACAGTTTCATTTAGCCACGCCACGGTAGCTGAAAGCTCCTGCTCTCAGATGCAGAGCCAAGCCTTCAAACTGGATGATCTTCAGGTGTATGGCTGTTACCCAGGTGCCTTTGCACTGAGCTGCCTTGATGAAACGTCATGTGGATCTGACTACTACGGCAGCCCAATTTATACCGCTGCTTCTCCTCCATCATCTGGCTTTCAGGCCCAGTCTGCCCCTGTCTGGGATTCCCCTTTCAGCCCCTACCCCTcagcccccccctcctctgTGGCTGATAAGGCCTCTATGGCCCAGCAGCTCTCCTTTTTCACCTTTAGCACCGCACCAGAGCAGCACTCTCCCCTGGGACAGCATCAGGATGCTCAGCCGGGCCACGACGACCCTTTCTTCATGCCTCCTCAGCAGCATGTCTCTCCACTTCATTGTCCCCCCATTTCCCTGGAGCACATACCCCTGGAAAGCCCCAGGATAGCGGAGGGGGCCATGACGTCTCCAAAAACCCAGAACCCAGGATCCAGTGAGGGCCGCTGTGCAGTTTGTGGTGACAATGCATCCTGTCAGCACTATGGAGTCCGCACCTGTGAGGGTTGTAAAGGTTTCTTCAAG CGAACTGTACAGAAAAATGCAAAGTATGTGTGCCTTGCCAATAAAGACTGTCCTGTGGACAAGAGGAGGAGAAAccgctgccagttctgccgtttcCAGAAATGTCTTGCAGTGGGAATGGTCAAAGAAG TTGTTCGCACAGACAGCCTTAAAGGTCGCCGGGGTCGTCTTCCCTCCAAACCCAAGACTGTGGCCGAGTCTTCATCCACAACCCACAGTGTCAGCACCATAGCCTCTCTTGTCAGGGCTCATTTAGACTCAAACCCAACCATTGGAAAGCTCGACTACTCCAAG tACGAGGAGACAGTGGACAACCTGAAAGAAAAGGAGGATGCCGGTGATATTCAGCAGTTTTATGATTTGCTGACTGGTGCTTTGGATGTAATAAGGAGCTGGGCTGAAACCATCCCAGGATTCACAGAATTCTGCACAGAGGACCAGGAGCTGCTCCTTGAATCAGGCTTTGTTGAACTCTTCATTCTGCGACTCGCATACAG GTCAAATCCTGAGAAGAACAAGCTGATCTTCTGTAACGGTTTGGTCCTCCACCGACTGCAGTGCATTCGCAGTTTTGGTGACTGGATTGACTCCATCATGGATTTCTCCCAGAGCCTTCACCGCATGAACTTAGATGTCTCCTTGTTTGCCTGCCTTGCAGCGTTAGTTATCATCACCG ATCGCCATGGCCTCAAAGAGCCCAAACGGGTCGAGGACTTTCAGACTCATCTCATCACTTGTTTAAGGGAACACATGAGCGGAAACGGATCGGAACCAAGTCGCACCCAGTCCAGCTATCTTTCTCGTCTTCTGGGCAAACTCCCTGAACTGAGGACTCTGTGCACACAGGGCCTACAGCGCATCTTCTACCTGAAACTGGAGGACCTGGTTCCCCCTCCACCAATAGTGGAGAAAATCTTTATGGATACTCTGCCGTTCTGA